The Montipora capricornis isolate CH-2021 chromosome 3, ASM3666992v2, whole genome shotgun sequence genome window below encodes:
- the LOC138041533 gene encoding uncharacterized protein, producing MKVIFYFTQDDPQKRIAQALNLNQSVVSAICRRLQDVCSVDVQNRPFIPFGGPGAVVKCNESKFNHKLKYNRGRRARQDSWVFGIVTTEYTPSRGYFQVVERRDAGTLLPLIQRCILPGTEIHTDDWAAYRRLNTLPNVVAHRVVVHARHFVDPRTGVHTQEIESSWSNLKLGQKRRKGLRKEDLQVSLDERMWRQWRGGGPDVIMRNFFATLQLHFPVDTPVP from the exons ATGAAGGTCATATTTTACTTCACGCAAGATGATCCCCAAAAACGAATTGCACAAGCTCTGAACTTGAACCAGAGTGTGGTGTCAGCGATCTGTCGCCGGCTGCAAGATGTTTGTTCCGTAGACGTGCAGAATAGGCCATTCATACCGTTTGGTGGCCCTGGTGCTGTGGTAAAGTGCAATGAAAGTAAATTCAACCACAAGCTAAAG TACAATAGAGGGAGGAGAGCTAGGCAGGACTCGTGGGTGTTCGGAATCGTGACAACAGAGTACACACCATCAAGAGGGTATTTTCAAGTTGTTGAAAGAAGGGACGCGGGCACTCTTCTTCCCTTAATTCAGAGATGCATTCTCCCGGGGACAGAGATTCACACTGACGACTGGGCAGCATATAGGAGATTAAATACGCTACCAAATGTCGTTGCACATCGGGTGGTCGTTCATGCTCGTCATTTCGTGGATCCACGCACAGGTGTCCACACTCAAGAAATAGAATCAAGCTGGAGTAATCTTAAACTTGGACAAAAGAGGAGGAAAGGCCTGCGTAAGGAAGACCTTCAGGTCTCTCTCGACGAAAGAATGTGGCGGCAATGGAGAGGAGGTGGCCCGGATGTCATCATGCGTAACTTTTTTGCGACCTTACAACTGCACTTTCCAGTGGATACTCCAGTACCGTAA
- the LOC138040683 gene encoding uncharacterized protein, with amino-acid sequence MGWSKRGRAHNSLTGHGAVMGSLTGKALDFTTRNKFCRTCQSASQTGGNPKPHDCRVNHQTSSKSMEPLGAVELFKRAPVQSNNPAKYAVFIGDDDCSTLSKIREEVVYHVEKWSDTVHAKRTLINHLHKLKCETSFPRGESALSNKVIDYLGKCFSYSVAQNAGNTDGMQKAIRLIVPHAFGNHEHCLESWCGYKQDPTSYKHRDLPFGKDLVGESLKRSLEEVFEIYSSENVIKKLAHNASSQRNESLNSTIGSKNPKIRFYGGSESADQRVACSVAQKNMGKQYLLNVLQSANINPGCTMTSQVSKMDYERKQDQLRKQSKDFKKKRKQLRNVRSSKDSRLESRDGTVYESGSTLSLDPEVIIAASIQKAEIYQFEQQVPQFCFRKPRRYQTFNPGFEYNFVIYDTETNCGGKKAELVELSAFCHGTGDSFTKFVLPQHDINIYVSNINKFRIASFGNERVLHRNGFALQTVSLPECLLSFANFPKSTSATIKNATSKPVKILLIGHNANAFDTPLLIRSIAKYTETEPKFKELDLLFADSLVLIRHLLKENNQLLRKTDGSIPKVNLRDIYKCLFQSEFDNSHQGLADVMALDKVLFQSKLELTTEQIVNNSNTMILSTVQEDVQYLDKAHERLLTFNNRLYDDSDNSIIKKSLAKKLADSGLSFSDLRKLYSSTGPRGVAALLANPPSTSKGKSPRGTKCCITLQKIINFLKTLT; translated from the coding sequence ATGGGATGGTCCAAACGAGGTCGTGCACACAATTCCCTGACAGGTCATGGTGCGGTAATGGGCTCATTAACTGGGAAAGCACTGGACTTTACAACTAGAAACAAATTCTGTCGAACATGCCAGTCTGCCAGTCAAACTGGAGGCAATCCTAAACCTCATGATTGCAGAGTTAACcatcaaacatcatcaaaatcaatGGAACCCCTAGGTGCAGTTGAATTATTTAAGAGAGCACCAGTACAGAGCAACAACCCTGCAAAGTATGCAGTGTTTATTGGTGATGATGATTGCTCAACACTGTCAAAAATAAGAGAAGAAGTTGTTTATCATGTGGAAAAATGGTCTGATACTGTGCATGCTAAGCGAACATTAATTAACCATTTGCACAAATTGAAATGTGAAACATCGTTCCCCCGGGGTGAATCAGCATTATCAAACAAAGTCATAGATTACTTAGGAAAATGTTTCAGCTATAGTGTAGCACAGAATGCAGGGAACACCGATGGTATGCAAAAGGCAATAAGGTTAATTGTTCCTCATGCCTTTGGGAATCACGAACACTGCTTAGAATCCTGGTGTGGGTACAAACAAGACCCAACAAGCTACAAACACAGGGACTTACCCTTTGGTAAAGATCTTGTAGGAGAAAGCCTGAAAAGATCACTGGAagaagtttttgaaatttatagtAGTGAAAATGTCATCAAGAAGCTAGCACACAATGCATCttcacaaagaaatgaaagccTGAACAGTACTATAGGTTCCAAAAACCCCAAAATACGTTTTTATGGAGGTAGCGAGAGTGCCGACCAGAGAGTGGCATGTTCTGTTGCACAGAAAAATATGGGTAAACAATATCTCTTGAATGTTTTGCAATCAGCAAATATTAACCCGGGGTGCACCATGACAAGTCAGGTTTCGAAAATGGATTATGAAAGGAAGCAAGACCAACTTCGGAAACAAAGCAAGGATTTCAAGAAAAAGCGAAAGCAGCTTAGAAATGTGCGTTCTAGCAAGGACAGTAGACTTGAATCACGAGATGGAACTGTGTACGAGTCAGGCAGTACTTTATCCCTGGATCCTGAAGTAATAATTGCTGCTAGcattcaaaaagctgaaatctaTCAGTTTGAACAACAAGTACCCCAGTTTTGCTTTAGGAAACCTAGAAGATACCAGACATTTAACCCTGGTTTTGAATACAACTTTGTCATTTAcgacacagaaacaaattgTGGTGGCAAAAAAGCCGAGCTCGTCGAATTATCTGCTTTTTGTCACGGCACTGGCGATTCGTTTACGAAATTTGTCTTGCCTCAACATGATATTAATATATATGTAAGTAATATCAACAAGTTTCGCATTGCATCGTTCGGCAATGAACGCGTACTCCACAGAAATGGTTTCGCTTTACAAACCGTTTCTCTTCCAGAATGTTTACTGTCTTTCGCTAACTTCCCGAAATCCACAAGTGCCACAATCAAAAACGCAACATCAAAacctgtaaaaatattgctcatAGGACACAACGCAAACGCATTTGACACACCATTGCTCATACGAAGCATCGCCAAGTATACAGAAACGGAACCCAAATTCAAAGAACTGGACTTGCTATTCGCGGACAGTTTAGTCTTGATCAGGCATCTTCTAAAGGAAAACAACCAGTTGCTCCGTAAAACAGATGGATCGATTCCAAAAGTAAACCTGCGAGATATCTACAAGTGTCTATTTCAGAGCGAATTTGATAATTCCCATCAAGGCTTAGCCGATGTCATGGCTTTAGACAAAGTGTTGTTTCAGTCAAAACTCGAATTGACAACAGAACAAATCGTGAACAAcagtaacacgatgattctgtcAACAGTCCAGGAAGATGTCCAGTATCTTGACAAAGCCCACGAAAGACTTCTCACGTTCAACAACAGGCTCTACGACGACTCTGATAATTCAATCATCAAGAAAAGTCTTGCTAAAAAACTTGCAGACTCTGGTTTGTCATTTTCTGACTTGAGGAAACTGTATTCGTCGACTGGACCACGAGGTGTCGCTGCTCTGCTGGCAAATCCGCCTTCGACATCCAAAGGAAAATCGCCACGAGGTACCAAGTGCTGCATAACATTGCAGAAGATAATCAACTTCCTCAAGACATTAACTTGA